CGGCAAGGAAGTGACGAAAGAAGAACTGGCCACCCTGAAGTTGAAACCACAGGCCTTTCATGGAGAGTGGAATTATTCCTTACTCCCTCGAGCTCACAGTTGTTAAAGTTATTTTTTCTAAAATCCTTACGATGCCACAAGCAAAGTGGTCTTTAGCTTGGCGTTACGGATTGTCCATGAGCGTGACATTGCTGAGGACGTGGTGATTGAAGTCTATGCCCAGGTCTGGGGTCAAGCGCAAACGTACGATTCGCAACGCGGGACCCCTCTAGCATGGCTGCTGACGCTGACGCGGAGTCGAGCGATTGACCTGCTCCGCAGTCGACAACGCAATAGCAAAGACGAGCCAATAGAACAGGCACAACATGTCAGCGCGGACACACCAAGTCCAGAGGACACGAGTGAGGCGAGAGAACGCCAACGCGTAGTCCAGAAGGCGCTAGCAAGCCTTAGTGAGGAACAGCGACAATTGATTGAACTCGCCTATTTTTCTGACTTAAGTCATAGTGAAATTGCAGCCCGCGTCGGACAGCCCCTCGGGACAGTAAAAACACGAATCCGTCTGGGGATGTTACGGTTACGCGAGCTACTTGCACCATCGGAAATGCTCACCTCACACCTGAGCGCAGGACAAGCGTTATGAACCGGAACCACTCTCTTGATGA
This sequence is a window from Deltaproteobacteria bacterium. Protein-coding genes within it:
- a CDS encoding sigma-70 family RNA polymerase sigma factor encodes the protein MALRIVHERDIAEDVVIEVYAQVWGQAQTYDSQRGTPLAWLLTLTRSRAIDLLRSRQRNSKDEPIEQAQHVSADTPSPEDTSEARERQRVVQKALASLSEEQRQLIELAYFSDLSHSEIAARVGQPLGTVKTRIRLGMLRLRELLAPSEMLTSHLSAGQAL